One Williamsia phyllosphaerae genomic window, CGACTCGCTGGCGTACTTCTCCACCCGGCGCGACAAGGCGGTCGTGTTCGCACCCAACGCCCACGCCGCCATCACCTATCGCGTCGAGGTCGGCGTCTGCCTGGCCAGCGGCGACCCCATCGGCGACCCACGACACTGGCCGGACGCCATCGCCGAGTTCCTCGCCCTGTGCGAGCAGTACGGCTGGCACCCCGCCGCGATGGGGGCGAGCGAACGCGGCGCGACGGCGTTCTCCGCGGCCGGGATGACCGCGCTGAACATCGGCGACGAAGCCATCGTCGACACCCGCACCTACAGCCTCGCCGGGCCGGACATGCGCGGTGTGCGCCAGGCCGTGACGCGCTGCCTGCGCGCCGGGATCACCGTGCGGATACGTCGCCACGGCGATCTCTCCGACGCCGAGATGGCCGGCGTGATCGCCCGCGCCGACGCCTGGCGCGACACCGACGAGGAGCGCGGGTTCGCGATGGCGTTGAGCCGTCTCGGTGATCGCCTCGACGACGACTGCCTGCTCGTGGAGGCGGTGGCGGACGCGGACACCGACGCCGAGAAGGTCGTCGGGATGCTGTCGTTCGTGCCGTGGGGTCGCACCGGGGTTTCCCTGGACCTGATGCGTCGCGACCGCGATTCGATCAACGGGATCGTCGAGACCATGGTCACCGAACTCGCGGCCGGTGCATCGAACTTCAACATCACCCGGATCTCGCTGAACTTCGCCGCCTTCCGGGAGGTGTTCGCGTACGGCGAGAAGATCGGCGCCGGGCCGGTGATGAAGGGCGCCCACGGCGTCCTCACCTTCGCCTCACGGTTTGTGCAGATGGAGTCGCTGTACCGGTCCAACGACAAGTACCTGCCCACCTGGACGCCGCGGTTCCTCTGCTGCGAGGACGCTCGACTGATCCTGCGTGCCGGTGTCGCCGCGATCGTGACCGAGGGGTTCGTCACCCTCCCGCGGTTCCGCCGGGACACCCGCGCCCACGTCGGTACGCAGTGCGCCATCCCGAGCGGGCTCGACGCCGACACCGTCGTCGCCGAGATCGCCGAGGACGCCCAGACCCGGTCGGAGGGCGTGCGTCGACCCGAGCAGGTCCGGGTCCGACTCGACAAGTTGTCGGCGATGTCGGCGGCCGGGATCGAGGCCTACCCGTCGGCGCGGGTCCCGTCGCATGCGGTGGCCGAGGCGCTGACCGAGACCGAGGGCACCGACGTCCGGATCGCCGGACGCGTGTTGCGGTTGCGCGACTTCGGCAAGGTCGTGTTCGCCGAGGTACGCGACTGGACCGGCACGGCCCAGGTGGTGCTCGATGCCGCAGCCCTCGACGGCCAGACCACCTCGGAGGCCGGCGATTTCGCACGCACCGTGGATCTCGGCGACCTGGTCGAGGTATCCGGCACCATGGGACGAAGCCGCAGCGGCGAGTGGTCGGTGCTGGCGTCGGACTGGCGGATGATCGGCAAGTGTCTGCACCCGTTGCCCGACAAGTGGAGTGGGCTCACCGACCCCGAGGCCCGGGTCCGTCAGCGCTACGTCGACCTCGCGATCGATCCGCGCGCCGGGGACCGCCTGCGTACCCGCAGTCTGGCGGTGAAATCCATGCGCGACTTCCTGTCCGAGCGCGGCTTCCTCGAGGTGGAGACGCCGATCCTGCAGCGGATCCACGGCGGGGCCAACGCGGAGCCGTTCCGCACCCACATCAACGCCTATGACCTCGACCTGTACCTGCGGATCGCGCCCGAGCTCTACCTCAAGCGGTTGTGCGTGGGCGGGGTCGAGCGGGTCTTCGAGATCGGACGGAACTTCCGCAACGAGGGCGTGGACTTCAGCCACAACCCGGAGTTCACCAGTCTCGAGGCCTATCAGGCCCATGGTGACTACGACACGATGCTGCACCTGACCCGCGAGCTGATCCAGAACGCCGCGACCGCGGCACACGGCAGCCCGGTCGTCATGCGTCCCGGCCCCGACGGACCGGTGCCGGTCGACATCTCCGGCGAGTGGCCCGTCACCACGGTGCACGCGGCGGTGTCGGAGGCGGCGGGCGAGAAGATCGACCCCACCACCGGGATCGAGCAGCTGCGCACCATCTGTGACAGGCTGGCGATCGTCTGTCGACCGGAATGGGACGCCGGCCAGATCGTGCTCGAGCTCTATGAGCACCTCGTCGAGGATCGGACCACCATGCCGACGTTCTACAAGGACTTCCCGACGTCGGTGTCGCCGCTGACGAGGTCCGATCCGGACTCCCCCGGGGTCGCCCAGCGGTGGGATCTCGTCGCGTGGGGTGTCGAGTTAGGCACTGCCTACAGCGAACTCACCGATCCGGTCGAGCAGCGTTCCCGGCTCACCGCGCAATCGCAGCGAGCGGCCGGCGGTGACGCCGAGGCCATGGAGCTCGACGAGGACTTCCTCACCGCACTCGAGTACGCGATGCCGCCCACAGGCGGACTCGGCATCGGTGTCGATCGCGTCATCATGCTGATCACCGGTCAGTCCATCCGCGAGAGCCTCGCGTTCCCACTGGCCAAACCCCGATGAGCCGCCGCGACGCACTCACCGACCCCGTCGCGCTGCCCGGCCGACTGATCGAGATCGACGGTCTGACGACCCACGTCCTCGTGGAGGGATCAGGACCGCCCGTGCTGCTGCTCGCGGCGCTGGGCAGCAACTGGTTCGACCTCGACCAGCTCGCCGACGAACTGGTCGGTCAGTTCACCGTGATCCGCTACGACCGACCGGGGTACGGGGCCAGTGAATCTTTGCCCCGCGACCGGTTCCCGACGCTGCGCGGCGAGATCGACCGGATGGCGGCGGTTCTCGACTCGGCCGGCGTCACCGATCCCGTTCTCATCGCGGCGCACTCGCTGTCGTCGCTCTACGCCGAGGCGTTCGCGCGTGATCGGCCCGAGCGGACCGCCGCGGTGATGATGATCGACGGGACGTTCGTCATGGTGCCGTGGCGGGTCCTGCCCACCGCCCTGCGGGTCCGCAACTGCCACCGCGCCGTCCGGGTGGTCGACGCGCTACGGCTTCCGCAGTTGATGGGGCCGATGGTGCACGATTCGGTGTTGCCCACTCCCCCGGGCGGTTTCACCGCGGTCCAGCAGTTCTGGACGCGGGCGGTGTTCACCACGACGACGATGCTGCGGGCGACGCTGGTGGAGAACGCGGCGTTCCCGTCGGTCAACGCCGACCTCGTCGCGTTGCGTCGGGAACGGCCTGCCGTCGACGCCGCGGTGACGGTGGTGGCAGCCCTCGCCGAGGCCGGCGGGTGGCGCCGCTTCTGGCGATGGCGTCAGGAGCGCTTCGCCGAGATGCTCGGCGGTGTGTTCGAGGAGATCAGTCCCGCGAACCACTTCGTCGTGACGCAGCACCCGGCCGCGATGGGTCTCATGATCACCCGATTGGCCCGGCGCGCAGGCCTTCTCGACGCGGACAGCTGACCGCGGATCTAGAGATTCAACGCACGCAGTTCGGCGGCGGTCGCCATGCGCTCGCTGTCCTCCGGCCAGAGCCGGGCGAGTCGGTGCCGGGCGATCACTCCCCCACCGATCGGTCCGAAGACCCGTGTTCGACGATGGCTGTTCGGTCTCACGTTCGTCAGCTTCACGGTGCGATCACATCCTGTGTCCGGTTGGTGTCCGTGTGACGCACGTTACAGGTGTGACTCAGCCCGCCGAACCACGACACGCGGGTCGCCCACTGTGTTTCCATCGAGACATGAAACCTGATGCCACGGTCGTTCTCGACGGTTACACCTACTTCGAGTGCCCCCGGTGGCACGACGGCCGGGTGTGGGTGTCGGACTTCTACACCTTCGAGGTGCTCTCGGCGCTACCCGACGGCTCCGACGTCCGCGTGGAAGCGACTGTGCCGCAGCAACCATCCGGCCTCGGTTGGCTCCCCGACGGCCGACTCCTCGTGGTGTCGATGCGCGATCACACCATCCTGCGTCGTGAGGCCGACGGGACACTGGTCGTCCACGCCGATCTGTCCGAGCACGTCTCCGCCCACCTCAACGACATGCTCGTCGACCCCGACGGGCGGGCCTACGTGGGCAATTTCGGCTTCGACCTCATGAACGGGGGCACCCCGGCCACCGCGACGCTGATCCTCGTGGACCCGGACGGATCGTCGCGGGTCGTCGCCACCGACCTCTGGTTCCCCAACGGCATGGCGCTCACGCCGGACGGCGAACTCCTGGTCGACGAGACGGTCGCCAACCGGATCAGCGTGTTCTCGATCGACGCCGACGGGGGCCTCGGTGAGCGTCGCGACTGG contains:
- the lysX gene encoding bifunctional lysylphosphatidylglycerol synthetase/lysine--tRNA ligase LysX; the encoded protein is MAGLTSLIPTRSATPADDSPGTRRDSVERSVRLLDRIRTPRGIGGRAPHHAGLVVGTLAAISLVSSVSVTFRHIIAIPRDWVDLYVISAPDTSFAWAFVLALLAVALSARKRVAWWLTALYLLLFAGTNALLLVPEIGREYDVTMAGRVSLVIGLCLDAAVLVFLAITYRQFYTRVRRGALLKALAVLAGGLLAATLVGWGLVEAFPRSLTADQRLAYAFNRVVTFSSVDKGTFDGNHTYTVINSLLGLLGALALILAAIVLFRSQRLAGLLTPADERLIRALIEAYNDDDSLAYFSTRRDKAVVFAPNAHAAITYRVEVGVCLASGDPIGDPRHWPDAIAEFLALCEQYGWHPAAMGASERGATAFSAAGMTALNIGDEAIVDTRTYSLAGPDMRGVRQAVTRCLRAGITVRIRRHGDLSDAEMAGVIARADAWRDTDEERGFAMALSRLGDRLDDDCLLVEAVADADTDAEKVVGMLSFVPWGRTGVSLDLMRRDRDSINGIVETMVTELAAGASNFNITRISLNFAAFREVFAYGEKIGAGPVMKGAHGVLTFASRFVQMESLYRSNDKYLPTWTPRFLCCEDARLILRAGVAAIVTEGFVTLPRFRRDTRAHVGTQCAIPSGLDADTVVAEIAEDAQTRSEGVRRPEQVRVRLDKLSAMSAAGIEAYPSARVPSHAVAEALTETEGTDVRIAGRVLRLRDFGKVVFAEVRDWTGTAQVVLDAAALDGQTTSEAGDFARTVDLGDLVEVSGTMGRSRSGEWSVLASDWRMIGKCLHPLPDKWSGLTDPEARVRQRYVDLAIDPRAGDRLRTRSLAVKSMRDFLSERGFLEVETPILQRIHGGANAEPFRTHINAYDLDLYLRIAPELYLKRLCVGGVERVFEIGRNFRNEGVDFSHNPEFTSLEAYQAHGDYDTMLHLTRELIQNAATAAHGSPVVMRPGPDGPVPVDISGEWPVTTVHAAVSEAAGEKIDPTTGIEQLRTICDRLAIVCRPEWDAGQIVLELYEHLVEDRTTMPTFYKDFPTSVSPLTRSDPDSPGVAQRWDLVAWGVELGTAYSELTDPVEQRSRLTAQSQRAAGGDAEAMELDEDFLTALEYAMPPTGGLGIGVDRVIMLITGQSIRESLAFPLAKPR
- a CDS encoding alpha/beta fold hydrolase, producing the protein MSRRDALTDPVALPGRLIEIDGLTTHVLVEGSGPPVLLLAALGSNWFDLDQLADELVGQFTVIRYDRPGYGASESLPRDRFPTLRGEIDRMAAVLDSAGVTDPVLIAAHSLSSLYAEAFARDRPERTAAVMMIDGTFVMVPWRVLPTALRVRNCHRAVRVVDALRLPQLMGPMVHDSVLPTPPGGFTAVQQFWTRAVFTTTTMLRATLVENAAFPSVNADLVALRRERPAVDAAVTVVAALAEAGGWRRFWRWRQERFAEMLGGVFEEISPANHFVVTQHPAAMGLMITRLARRAGLLDADS
- a CDS encoding SMP-30/gluconolactonase/LRE family protein, producing MKPDATVVLDGYTYFECPRWHDGRVWVSDFYTFEVLSALPDGSDVRVEATVPQQPSGLGWLPDGRLLVVSMRDHTILRREADGTLVVHADLSEHVSAHLNDMLVDPDGRAYVGNFGFDLMNGGTPATATLILVDPDGSSRVVATDLWFPNGMALTPDGELLVDETVANRISVFSIDADGGLGERRDWATFGDIPDMTSIETAIGGLSLAPDGCAIDTDGSLWVADALGGRIAHVVAGQGVVDQLDFDSGVFACGFGGEDGRTLFVCAAPDFDEHARKVARDGKLLAVQLPA